One window from the genome of Pseudomonadota bacterium encodes:
- a CDS encoding endonuclease/exonuclease/phosphatase family protein, whose protein sequence is MTATSAAKPAFFKLATDACSIASVGLAACTISGFLGGLYWFFDLFSHFRPYYIPCAFLLAAAALFLKMRKTIWLNLAVLLVNTLIIAAVLVPHMSRPALQAPPVFTVVSANILSINRHYRFADALLQRFDADLFLMLETTADWVRETAYLKERFPYTISEARADNFGILFYSKYAFNGGVENFTSPRYPALTVPYIKVEFKDTPLNVHNRPLVFYGIHTTPPVAEEYATCRDELMQQIAAEIAATADKDIIVMGDLNDTVWSRNFQKFLGKSGLRSIGSGLQNTWPTAFPAPLRLQIDHALIKGFEGFSGGIKTGAEIGSDHLPVVLQIAP, encoded by the coding sequence ATGACAGCAACAAGCGCTGCAAAACCCGCCTTTTTCAAACTTGCCACAGATGCCTGCAGCATTGCGTCCGTCGGGCTTGCCGCCTGCACAATCAGCGGTTTCCTTGGCGGTTTGTACTGGTTTTTCGACCTGTTTTCCCATTTCAGACCTTATTATATTCCCTGCGCCTTTTTGCTGGCGGCGGCGGCACTGTTTTTAAAAATGAGAAAAACAATCTGGCTGAACCTTGCCGTCCTTCTGGTCAACACGCTCATCATTGCCGCGGTTCTTGTGCCGCATATGTCCCGCCCCGCGCTGCAAGCGCCGCCTGTTTTTACCGTTGTTTCCGCCAATATTCTGTCGATCAACCGGCATTACCGTTTTGCCGATGCACTGCTGCAGCGTTTTGATGCCGATCTTTTTCTGATGCTGGAAACAACGGCAGACTGGGTACGGGAAACCGCCTATTTAAAAGAGCGTTTTCCTTACACCATCTCGGAAGCGCGTGCCGATAATTTCGGCATATTATTTTACAGCAAATATGCTTTTAACGGCGGCGTTGAAAATTTCACATCGCCGCGTTATCCGGCTCTGACCGTGCCTTATATCAAGGTGGAATTCAAAGACACGCCGCTGAATGTGCATAACCGCCCGCTGGTCTTCTATGGCATTCACACAACCCCGCCCGTTGCAGAGGAATATGCCACCTGCCGTGATGAGCTGATGCAGCAGATCGCCGCAGAAATCGCCGCAACAGCCGACAAAGATATCATCGTCATGGGCGATTTGAATGATACGGTCTGGTCACGGAATTTTCAAAAATTTCTCGGGAAAAGCGGTCTGCGCAGCATCGGTAGCGGATTGCAGAATACCTGGCCGACGGCTTTTCCTGCACCGCTGCGTTTACAGATCGACCATGCCTTGATAAAAGGATTTGAAGGTTTTTCCGGCGGCATAAAAACGGGGGCGGAAATAGGATCGGATCATTTGCCGGTTGTGCTGCAAATTGCACCGTAA
- a CDS encoding ATP-binding protein, which translates to MTSISSPVDFLTKTEWIVITGAPSSGKTSVLMELAERGYHVEHEVARNYITDLLTKGKKLEDIRGDEGVLQRDILNLKIGREKILHPHDRIFIDRGVPDSISYYRIAGLDPVEARRECGHFSYKAVFIFDRLPLVRDGVRSETEEVAVQLDSMLEADYTALGYHPVRVPVLSIADRTDFILQHLGLL; encoded by the coding sequence ATGACATCAATCTCCTCCCCCGTGGATTTTCTGACAAAAACCGAATGGATTGTGATTACCGGTGCGCCGTCATCGGGGAAAACTTCTGTTTTGATGGAACTGGCTGAACGCGGCTACCACGTTGAACATGAGGTCGCGCGCAACTATATTACCGATCTTTTGACCAAGGGAAAAAAGCTGGAAGATATCCGCGGTGATGAAGGTGTCCTGCAGCGCGATATTCTGAATTTGAAAATCGGACGCGAGAAAATCCTGCACCCGCATGACCGTATTTTCATTGACCGCGGCGTGCCGGACAGTATTTCCTATTACCGCATTGCCGGGCTTGACCCGGTGGAGGCGCGGCGTGAATGCGGCCACTTCTCCTATAAGGCGGTGTTTATTTTTGACCGTCTGCCGCTGGTACGGGACGGTGTACGTTCCGAAACCGAAGAAGTTGCCGTGCAGCTTGATAGCATGCTCGAGGCGGATTACACCGCATTGGGCTATCACCCCGTGCGTGTGCCGGTGCTGTCAATCGCGGATCGTACGGATTTTATCCTGCAGCATCTGGGGCTGCTCTGA
- a CDS encoding MFS transporter yields MSYFRLLRAEWRLLIFGLSFTCLSGFGQTFFISIFGAEIRDEFGLSHGGFGTLYSVGTFASAVSIIWLGKMIDHVDLRLYASLICLGMVAACFLMSAAATLFGLTLAIYMLRMTGQGLMGHTTMTSMARYLPDHRGKASGISATGHQLSEVLMPVPAVILITEFGWRQSWTGIGIFVLLAVLPWLLWLLRNHKERHDAYTIRLAAEEAAALAEDEAEAASPDAPKKRRVKHWTRKQVLSDWRFYLLLPAITAPALISTGIFFHQAVLVAEKGWSAAWFALTFSAFAVAGVVGSIVSGSLVDRFGFFKILPFYLMPMVLGMIALFSFTPPITALVFMLLHGLSNGGTVGVYGVLWPDLYGTKHLGAIRAGIMAIMVFITSLTPPAMGIMIDHGISVAAIAGGFAVYLVVAIALLVFAANNHRKTYMSAAPAAT; encoded by the coding sequence ATGTCATATTTTCGTCTGCTGCGCGCCGAATGGCGCCTGCTGATTTTCGGCCTGTCTTTTACATGCCTGTCCGGCTTTGGACAGACATTCTTTATTTCAATCTTCGGCGCGGAAATCAGGGATGAATTCGGCTTGTCACATGGCGGTTTCGGGACGTTGTATTCCGTGGGGACTTTTGCCTCCGCCGTGTCGATTATCTGGCTGGGAAAAATGATCGACCATGTTGATCTGCGGCTTTATGCCAGTCTGATTTGTCTGGGCATGGTGGCCGCCTGTTTTTTGATGAGCGCCGCCGCAACATTGTTTGGTTTGACGCTGGCGATCTATATGCTGCGCATGACGGGACAGGGCTTGATGGGACACACGACCATGACCAGCATGGCGCGTTATCTGCCCGACCACCGCGGCAAGGCCTCCGGCATTTCCGCAACGGGGCATCAGCTCAGTGAAGTTTTAATGCCTGTTCCTGCCGTTATTCTGATTACCGAATTCGGCTGGCGGCAAAGCTGGACCGGTATCGGTATTTTTGTTTTGCTGGCCGTGCTGCCCTGGCTGCTTTGGCTGTTGCGCAATCATAAGGAACGGCATGATGCCTATACAATCCGCCTTGCCGCCGAAGAGGCTGCCGCGCTGGCGGAAGACGAAGCGGAAGCGGCAAGCCCCGATGCGCCGAAAAAACGCCGTGTGAAGCACTGGACGCGGAAACAGGTTTTGTCGGATTGGCGGTTTTATCTGTTGCTGCCCGCCATTACCGCCCCCGCCCTGATTTCCACGGGAATCTTTTTTCATCAGGCCGTACTGGTTGCAGAAAAAGGCTGGAGTGCGGCATGGTTCGCGCTGACCTTTAGCGCTTTTGCCGTTGCGGGCGTTGTCGGCTCGATTGTTTCGGGGTCGCTTGTCGACCGTTTCGGATTTTTTAAAATCCTGCCCTTTTACCTGATGCCGATGGTGCTGGGGATGATCGCCCTCTTCTCCTTTACCCCGCCTATTACCGCGCTGGTCTTTATGTTGCTGCACGGTTTGTCCAATGGCGGCACGGTCGGCGTTTACGGCGTGTTATGGCCTGACCTGTACGGCACAAAACATCTGGGTGCGATCCGTGCAGGGATCATGGCGATTATGGTGTTCATTACCTCCCTGACGCCGCCGGCCATGGGCATTATGATTGACCACGGCATTTCCGTTGCCGCCATTGCGGGCGGCTTTGCCGTTTATCTGGTTGTGGCGATTGCCTTGCTGGTCTTTGCGGCAAATAATCACCGTAAAACCTATATGAGTGCCGCACCGGCGGCGACATAA
- a CDS encoding adenosylhomocysteinase, whose translation MAEKLATVDGDYKVKDLSLADWGRKEIAIAETEMPGLMALREEYGDKQPLKGARIAGCLHMTIQTAVLIETLTALGAEVRWSSCNIFSTQDHAASAIAASGVPVFAWKGMDDEEFWWCIEQTITGPNGWTPNLILDDGGDLTLLMHDKYPELLNDVKGLSEETTTGVHRLYEMAKKGTLKVPAINVNDSVTKSKFDNLYGCRESLVDGIKRATDVMIAGKVAVVCGYGDVGKGSAASLRNQGARVLVTEIDPICALQAAMEGYEVVTMDDVASVGDIFVTATGNVDVITVDHMRAMKDRAIVCNIGHFDSEIQIEALRNHKWENVKPQVDEIVFPDGKRLIVLAEGRLVNLGCATGHPSFVMSASFTNQVLAQLELWDNHNAYENKVYVLPKHLDEKVAALHLEKIGAKLTKLSKKQAEYLGMEEQGPYKPEHYRY comes from the coding sequence ATGGCTGAAAAACTGGCAACTGTTGACGGCGATTACAAAGTAAAAGATCTGTCGCTGGCAGATTGGGGCCGCAAGGAAATCGCAATCGCCGAAACGGAGATGCCGGGCCTGATGGCGCTGCGCGAAGAATATGGCGACAAGCAACCGCTGAAAGGCGCACGTATCGCAGGCTGCCTGCATATGACCATTCAAACGGCTGTACTGATCGAAACCCTGACGGCACTGGGCGCGGAAGTGCGCTGGTCGTCCTGCAACATCTTTTCCACACAGGATCACGCGGCCTCTGCCATTGCGGCATCGGGCGTTCCGGTTTTTGCATGGAAAGGCATGGATGACGAGGAATTCTGGTGGTGCATCGAACAAACCATCACGGGGCCGAATGGCTGGACACCGAATCTTATCCTTGATGACGGTGGCGATCTGACCCTGCTGATGCATGACAAATATCCCGAACTGCTGAATGACGTCAAAGGTCTGTCCGAGGAAACGACAACAGGCGTTCACCGCCTTTACGAAATGGCGAAAAAAGGCACGCTGAAAGTTCCGGCCATCAATGTCAATGACAGCGTCACCAAATCGAAATTCGATAACCTTTATGGCTGCCGCGAAAGCCTCGTTGACGGTATCAAACGCGCCACCGATGTGATGATCGCCGGTAAAGTTGCGGTTGTTTGCGGTTACGGTGATGTCGGTAAAGGTTCCGCAGCTTCTCTGCGTAATCAGGGCGCACGCGTTCTGGTCACGGAAATCGACCCAATCTGCGCTTTGCAGGCCGCGATGGAAGGTTATGAAGTTGTGACGATGGATGATGTGGCCTCTGTCGGTGATATTTTCGTCACCGCAACAGGGAATGTCGATGTCATCACCGTTGACCATATGCGCGCAATGAAAGACCGTGCCATTGTTTGCAATATCGGCCATTTCGACAGCGAAATCCAGATCGAAGCCCTGCGCAATCACAAATGGGAAAATGTCAAACCGCAGGTGGACGAGATCGTCTTCCCCGACGGCAAGCGCCTGATTGTTCTGGCAGAAGGCCGTCTGGTTAATCTGGGTTGTGCAACAGGCCATCCGAGCTTTGTCATGAGCGCCTCTTTCACCAACCAGGTGCTGGCGCAGCTGGAACTGTGGGACAACCACAATGCATATGAGAACAAAGTCTATGTCCTGCCCAAACATCTGGACGAGAAAGTTGCTGCGCTGCATCTTGAAAAAATCGGCGCCAAACTGACCAAGCTGAGCAAAAAACAGGCCGAATATCTCGGCATGGAAGAGCAAGGTCCGTATAAGCCGGAACATTACCGCTATTAA
- a CDS encoding DUF2075 domain-containing protein yields MERSYYQSELIKFLTDSKDQILGEMASNHHFALDIMQRNAWVEQIDNLKEQLCNFQNGKIFFEFAIPRMGKRVDVLLLIHGVVFVLEYKAGAKKHERYATDQTLDYALDLKNFHEGSHDKYIVPILLSTKAQTQINQFSWYKDKVAAPLLSNGNDLADIIMRTVASIQQLKSENTQTYGFSDTEQESSNDKKWADSGYKPTPTIVEAAQALYQGHSVEEISRSDASAQNLTHTADCISEIIEHSKVNGRKSICFVTGVPGAGKTLAGLNISTRKPDHSEDHAVFLSGNGPLVAVLREALARDEVTRAKAQGEKLSKKEAIQKVSAFIQNIHHFRDEGVRSPEPPTEHVVVFDEAQRAWSQAQAQKFMESKKGVLNFNMSEPEFLISVMDRRQDWCTIVCLIGGGQEINTGEAGLIEWFDALKKRFQHWDVYHSEQLTDKNYSWGQDLGAKLSELHTQEKKALHLAVSIRSYRAEKLSDFVGSIIDGDSGQAREIYEHLEKYPIALTRDINKAREWLREHARGTEHFGLVAYSGAIRLKPEGINVKAQIDPVNWFLNDKEDIRSSYYLEDVATEFDIQGLELDWVGVCWDANLRREDDAWGLYNFSGTKWQNVKDEYRRVYLVNAYRVLLTRARQGMVIFVPKGNEQDHTRPPEFYSETYKYLQNCGLKEL; encoded by the coding sequence ATTGAAAGGTCATATTATCAGAGTGAGCTGATAAAGTTTCTTACTGATAGTAAGGATCAAATTCTTGGTGAAATGGCTAGTAATCACCATTTTGCTCTCGACATCATGCAAAGAAATGCTTGGGTTGAACAAATTGATAACCTGAAAGAGCAGTTGTGCAATTTCCAGAATGGAAAAATTTTCTTTGAATTTGCTATTCCCAGAATGGGAAAACGTGTTGATGTTTTGTTATTAATTCATGGCGTGGTTTTTGTTCTCGAGTATAAAGCTGGGGCTAAGAAGCATGAGAGATATGCAACGGACCAGACATTAGATTATGCCCTTGATCTAAAAAACTTCCATGAGGGGAGTCACGATAAATACATTGTTCCGATCTTACTTTCTACTAAAGCACAAACTCAAATCAATCAATTTAGCTGGTATAAAGATAAAGTAGCTGCGCCATTGCTATCTAATGGCAATGATTTAGCGGATATAATTATGAGGACGGTCGCCAGTATTCAACAATTAAAATCTGAGAACACTCAAACTTATGGGTTCTCTGATACAGAGCAAGAAAGTTCTAACGATAAAAAATGGGCTGACAGCGGTTACAAGCCAACTCCAACGATTGTAGAAGCAGCGCAGGCGCTTTACCAGGGGCATTCGGTCGAGGAAATTTCTCGCTCTGATGCCAGCGCTCAAAACCTTACACACACAGCCGATTGCATTTCTGAAATTATTGAACATTCAAAAGTAAATGGCAGAAAATCTATTTGTTTTGTAACGGGAGTGCCAGGTGCGGGTAAAACTCTGGCGGGCTTGAATATATCTACGCGTAAGCCGGATCATTCAGAAGACCATGCCGTATTCTTATCCGGTAATGGACCATTGGTCGCTGTTTTAAGGGAAGCTTTAGCACGGGACGAAGTTACGCGGGCAAAAGCACAAGGAGAAAAATTATCTAAGAAAGAAGCGATACAGAAGGTCAGCGCTTTTATTCAGAACATTCATCATTTTAGGGATGAAGGCGTTAGATCGCCAGAGCCCCCTACAGAGCACGTAGTGGTTTTTGACGAAGCGCAAAGAGCATGGAGCCAAGCGCAAGCGCAAAAATTCATGGAAAGCAAAAAAGGCGTACTTAACTTTAATATGTCTGAGCCAGAGTTTTTAATCAGTGTAATGGACAGGCGGCAAGACTGGTGCACGATTGTTTGTCTCATTGGCGGCGGCCAAGAAATCAATACAGGCGAGGCTGGCCTTATAGAATGGTTTGACGCTCTTAAAAAACGTTTTCAGCATTGGGATGTTTATCACTCGGAGCAGCTTACGGATAAAAACTATAGCTGGGGACAGGATTTAGGCGCCAAGCTCTCAGAACTCCATACCCAAGAAAAAAAAGCCTTACACTTAGCTGTCTCTATTCGTTCTTACCGCGCTGAGAAGCTTTCCGATTTTGTTGGTAGTATTATTGATGGAGACTCTGGGCAGGCAAGAGAGATATACGAACACCTTGAAAAATATCCAATAGCCCTCACAAGAGATATTAATAAGGCTAGAGAGTGGTTGCGAGAACATGCGAGAGGAACAGAACATTTTGGACTCGTTGCGTATTCTGGGGCTATTAGGCTTAAGCCAGAGGGGATAAACGTAAAAGCTCAGATAGACCCGGTCAATTGGTTTCTAAATGACAAAGAAGATATTCGTTCTTCTTATTATCTAGAAGATGTTGCTACAGAATTTGATATTCAAGGATTGGAGCTGGATTGGGTTGGTGTGTGTTGGGATGCCAATCTGCGCCGAGAAGACGACGCATGGGGGCTTTATAACTTTAGTGGTACAAAATGGCAGAATGTTAAGGATGAATATCGAAGGGTTTACCTGGTCAATGCGTATCGAGTTCTTTTAACACGAGCACGACAAGGTATGGTGATTTTTGTGCCCAAAGGGAATGAACAAGACCACACTCGCCCGCCAGAATTTTATAGTGAAACATATAAATATTTGCAAAACTGCGGCTTAAAAGAATTATAA
- a CDS encoding cold-shock protein, with the protein MATGTVKWFNPTKGFGFIEPSDGGSDVFVHISAVEQAGLRGLNEGQKIEYDVKEEKGKQAACNLKEAA; encoded by the coding sequence ATGGCAACCGGTACAGTAAAATGGTTTAACCCGACAAAGGGTTTTGGTTTCATCGAACCGTCTGACGGCGGCAGTGACGTGTTTGTTCACATCAGTGCTGTTGAACAGGCCGGTCTGCGCGGCTTGAACGAAGGCCAAAAGATCGAATACGATGTAAAAGAAGAAAAAGGTAAGCAAGCTGCTTGCAACCTGAAAGAAGCTGCATAA
- the acnA gene encoding aconitate hydratase AcnA — protein sequence MTATGRDSLKTRKTLEVGGKEYDYFSLEAAAEKIGDISRLPFSLKVLLENLLRFEDGRTVSTDDVQAMADWLKDKKNPREIAYRPARVLMQDFTGVPAVVDLAAMRDAMVALKGDPEKINPKSAVDLVIDHSVMVDSFGGPNSFLANVKREFERNGERYEFLRWGSTAFRNFRVVPPGTGICHQVNLEYLSQTVWTTADENRTGRTVAYPDTLVGTDSHTTMVNGLAVLGWGVGGIEAEAAMLGQPVSMLVPEVVGFKLTGSLKEGTTATDLVLTVTQMLRAKGVVGKFVEFFGNGLESLSLADRATISNMAPEYGATCGFFPIDKETLRYLRFTGREEQSVLLVEAYAKAQGMWHDENTPDPAFTETLELDISTVEPSIAGPKRPQDRIVLSDAVSSFAKLEEQDNLESGKSVAVEGEGYELHHGDVVIAAITSCTNTSNPGVMLAAGLVARNALAKGLTVKPWVKTSLAPGSQVVSDYLEKAGLQDDLDGLGFNLVGYGCTTCIGNSGPLHAPIEAAIQKGDLTVAGVLSGNRNFEGRIHPFVKANYLASPPLVVAYAIAGSLKVDLYKDPLGQDKDGNDVYLKDIWPSNDELRQVLETALTPQMFVERYGNVFEGPEEWQAVKSTGGKTYQWDATSTYVQNPPYFEGISMDLDKIEDIKGAYMLAKLGDSVTTDHISPAGAIKASSPAGKYLEERQVPVRDFNSYGSRRGNHEVMMRGTFANVRIRNELVPGTEGGVTKHIPSGAEMSIYDAAMKYIDDGLPLIVIAGKEYGTGSSRDWAAKGTRLLGVKAVIAESFERIHRSNLVGMGVLPLQFKEGVTRDSLGLKGDERFDLTGLSAVKPRAELTLVINRADGSKDEVSVLCRIDTEDELEYYRHGGILHCVLRSMAKEEKAAA from the coding sequence ATGACAGCAACGGGACGCGACAGCCTGAAAACACGGAAAACACTTGAAGTCGGCGGCAAGGAATATGATTATTTCAGCCTTGAAGCCGCGGCGGAAAAAATCGGCGATATTTCGCGTTTGCCGTTTTCCCTGAAAGTTTTGCTGGAAAATCTGCTGCGTTTTGAAGACGGCCGCACCGTTTCCACCGATGATGTGCAGGCCATGGCCGACTGGCTGAAGGACAAGAAAAACCCGCGCGAAATCGCTTACCGTCCGGCCCGCGTTTTGATGCAGGATTTCACAGGCGTTCCCGCCGTTGTCGATCTGGCCGCCATGCGCGATGCGATGGTGGCGCTGAAAGGCGATCCGGAAAAAATCAATCCGAAAAGCGCGGTTGATCTGGTCATTGACCACTCCGTCATGGTCGACAGTTTCGGCGGGCCGAACTCCTTCCTTGCTAATGTGAAGCGCGAGTTTGAGCGCAATGGCGAACGTTATGAATTCCTGCGCTGGGGTTCCACCGCTTTCCGCAATTTCCGCGTTGTCCCGCCCGGCACAGGCATCTGCCATCAGGTCAATCTGGAATATCTGTCACAAACCGTCTGGACAACGGCGGATGAAAACCGCACCGGACGCACCGTGGCCTATCCCGATACGCTGGTCGGCACGGATAGTCACACGACGATGGTCAACGGCCTTGCCGTTCTCGGCTGGGGCGTCGGCGGTATCGAGGCCGAGGCCGCAATGCTGGGGCAGCCTGTTTCCATGCTGGTTCCCGAAGTCGTCGGGTTTAAACTGACAGGCAGCCTGAAAGAAGGCACAACGGCGACCGATCTGGTTCTGACCGTCACGCAAATGCTGCGCGCCAAAGGCGTTGTCGGCAAATTTGTCGAATTCTTCGGTAATGGCTTGGAGAGTCTCAGCCTTGCCGACCGCGCCACCATCAGTAACATGGCGCCCGAATACGGCGCGACATGCGGCTTCTTCCCGATTGATAAGGAAACGCTGCGTTACCTGCGCTTTACCGGACGCGAAGAACAATCTGTTCTGCTGGTCGAAGCCTATGCGAAGGCGCAAGGCATGTGGCATGATGAAAACACCCCTGATCCCGCCTTTACCGAAACGCTGGAACTGGATATTTCCACCGTCGAACCCTCAATTGCCGGCCCGAAACGCCCGCAGGACCGTATTGTCCTGAGTGATGCCGTCAGCTCATTCGCGAAACTGGAAGAGCAGGATAATCTGGAGAGCGGTAAATCCGTTGCCGTCGAAGGCGAAGGCTACGAACTGCATCACGGCGATGTCGTGATCGCGGCCATTACCAGCTGTACCAATACCTCGAATCCCGGTGTGATGCTGGCGGCCGGTCTGGTGGCGCGTAATGCGCTGGCCAAAGGCCTGACGGTAAAACCCTGGGTTAAAACATCACTGGCACCCGGATCGCAGGTGGTGAGTGACTATCTTGAAAAAGCCGGATTGCAGGATGATCTGGACGGGCTGGGCTTTAACCTTGTCGGTTACGGCTGCACGACCTGTATCGGAAACTCCGGCCCGCTGCATGCGCCGATTGAAGCCGCCATCCAAAAAGGCGATCTGACCGTTGCAGGCGTGTTGTCAGGCAACCGGAACTTTGAGGGGCGTATCCACCCCTTTGTGAAAGCCAATTATCTGGCTTCGCCGCCGCTGGTGGTCGCCTATGCGATTGCCGGTTCACTGAAAGTCGATCTGTATAAAGACCCGCTGGGGCAGGACAAAGACGGCAATGACGTTTATCTGAAAGATATCTGGCCGTCCAATGACGAGCTGCGTCAGGTGCTGGAAACCGCGCTGACGCCGCAAATGTTTGTCGAGCGTTACGGCAATGTGTTCGAAGGGCCGGAAGAATGGCAGGCCGTCAAATCCACAGGCGGCAAGACCTATCAATGGGATGCGACCTCGACCTATGTCCAGAACCCGCCTTATTTTGAAGGTATCAGCATGGATCTTGATAAAATTGAGGATATCAAAGGCGCCTATATGCTGGCAAAGCTGGGTGATTCCGTTACAACGGATCATATCTCGCCCGCCGGTGCGATCAAAGCGAGCAGCCCTGCCGGAAAATATCTGGAAGAACGTCAGGTGCCGGTGCGTGACTTTAACTCTTACGGCTCCCGCCGCGGTAACCATGAAGTCATGATGCGCGGCACCTTTGCCAATGTGCGCATCCGCAACGAGCTGGTTCCCGGCACGGAAGGCGGCGTCACCAAACATATCCCGAGCGGTGCAGAGATGTCGATCTACGATGCCGCTATGAAATATATCGATGACGGTCTGCCGCTGATCGTGATTGCCGGCAAGGAATACGGCACGGGTTCCAGCCGTGACTGGGCGGCGAAAGGCACGCGTCTTCTGGGCGTCAAGGCCGTGATTGCCGAAAGCTTTGAGCGTATTCACCGTTCCAACCTCGTTGGTATGGGCGTTTTGCCGCTGCAATTTAAAGAAGGCGTCACCCGCGACAGCCTCGGCCTGAAAGGTGATGAACGCTTTGACCTGACCGGATTATCTGCGGTGAAACCGCGTGCGGAATTGACGCTGGTCATCAACCGCGCCGACGGCAGCAAGGACGAGGTCAGCGTATTGTGCCGTATTGATACCGAGGACGAGCTGGAGTATTATCGTCACGGTGGTATTCTGCATTGTGTTTTGCGCAGCATGGCTAAGGAAGAAAAAGCAGCCGCATAA
- a CDS encoding DotI/IcmL/TraM family protein, with amino-acid sequence MTVLKKLAMIVALTAMMLPLAAAVPANAPPPSTEANEEMWGDKPSSDLPDYLRFGQQSNINTALEIPHRTKSEVLMWSEQTIAALMSFGASNIYDHFEESKPLFVESGWNDFMKYINSAGLQDYVREKRYQLITVINGPTYVRREGPLGGIYRWEIEAPLLFSFYKTDAYGNIAAETEPDATADLQLVISVTRVPEGGGEEQVAIAGWRVQDGRKNRKQRMP; translated from the coding sequence ATGACCGTATTGAAGAAACTGGCGATGATTGTTGCCCTGACAGCCATGATGCTGCCGCTTGCCGCAGCGGTTCCCGCCAATGCGCCGCCGCCCTCGACGGAGGCAAATGAAGAGATGTGGGGCGATAAACCGTCATCGGATTTGCCGGATTATCTGCGCTTTGGCCAGCAGAGCAATATCAATACTGCGCTGGAGATTCCGCACCGGACAAAAAGCGAAGTCCTGATGTGGTCCGAGCAGACGATTGCCGCGCTGATGTCTTTCGGGGCTTCAAATATTTACGACCATTTTGAAGAGAGCAAACCTCTTTTTGTCGAAAGCGGCTGGAATGACTTTATGAAATACATTAACAGCGCCGGTCTGCAAGACTATGTCCGGGAAAAACGTTATCAGTTGATCACGGTTATTAACGGCCCGACCTATGTCCGCCGTGAAGGACCGCTGGGGGGTATTTACCGTTGGGAAATCGAAGCGCCTTTGCTGTTCAGCTTCTACAAAACGGATGCTTACGGCAATATCGCGGCAGAGACGGAGCCCGATGCTACCGCTGACCTGCAGCTGGTGATCAGCGTTACGCGCGTTCCGGAAGGCGGCGGTGAGGAACAGGTCGCAATCGCCGGCTGGCGTGTGCAGGATGGGCGCAAAAACCGCAAACAAAGAATGCCGTAA